In the genome of Ignavibacteriales bacterium, one region contains:
- a CDS encoding response regulator yields MLRYIYTSVLLCLLIIFSIQGSVFAQQEKIIFEHYSIAQGMYETNISSLIQDDTGFLWFGTHSGLEKFDGHNFTNYKNDPDDTNSIDNAIVNTLYEDSEGYIWLGTRNGLDKFNYKTGNFAHYQPTPDEPKSKLTNNVVSIYEDDDNNILWIGALDGLHKFNKLSGRFIKVPLDENNSNYTNNPFINVILKDISGYFWFGTSNGLYRLNKTSEKFEHFWFNSMDSSFSSDYHVNTVFEDKAGFFWLGTQNGLVKFDPKTFSSIRYLNGESNSITSICEDEYGTLWIGTSKNGLYTIDKVKLIISRYAHNAEERSSISSNYISSVYRERSGTIWVTTSIGGVNKINRVKMPFKKYPVEGVTQIIKGSNDKIWISTTEGWKIFYPEDEKIVSYSFGSDYLVEEEKSGDLWIGKSSGGIYKRNANGSITNFYSSSPKEFTKPISCFLKDSEGRIWLGTKKGEGGIYKIEPNQNRVVKVLQLNGNIKDFYMDDLGVLWIATFERGLFCFDPAKNIIIKNYSSQSQYPYRTKGRTYFEIVPDKRDLLWIATEKGLCKYDRLKDSLIYYTEKDGLPHELIFSMLIDSNGDLWLITMKTISKFDTKTNKFQNYDVSYGVPENGLSYIYGCKTENGEMYFGYPGGIIRFHPDSIRINSFIPPVVITAVKKLDTTLPIAKEINFSYDENFLSFEFVALSYLSQERNQYAYMMEGIDTGWVYSGKRRFATYPNLEPGSYVFKVKGSNNDGVWNEAGTSIAIFISPPWWKTWWAYSFYASCFIFALYTLRRYEMNRISYKNQLKVNQAVLQEKEETEKIKSRFFANISHEFRTPLTLILGPVEKILSNNSKDIVKDVGTIKRNAQRLLQLVNQLLDLSRLEAGKLKLEASKGNIVSFVKGIALSFESLSESKDITLKLQSDKDHIELYFDKEKMIKILSNILSNAFKFTPEEGKITVSVRKCHGEFISASSFGQEIPKRVRDDKMKEYIEIKIKDTGIGIPQEDIPKLFDRFYQVDSSLTKEYEGTGIGLALTKELVELHHGSISVESKIGEWTEFTINFPAGRDHLKDEEIIEEIEIKTDVILNPDVIGMKNLTLQNPTVTNKKEDSLRVTQNDGEDKTIILIVEDNYDMREYIKDSLDPGYQIEEAINGEQGVSKAEKIIPDLIISDMMMPKMDGHELTRILKNNEKTSHIPIILLTAKSEQSDKIEGLKQGADDYLTKPYDAKELQVRIDNLISIRKRLQEKYGSVHNAVKQVEKKLNNLDEEFMRRVIAVIEKKLSDENFSIEEFSNELNMSRIQLHRKLKAITGKSASHFLRSVRLEKAKQFIEEQKGNISEIAYSVGFSSPAYFTKCFKDEFGYLPSNLQNKL; encoded by the coding sequence ATGCTAAGGTATATTTATACTTCTGTATTGCTGTGTCTTCTGATAATTTTTTCAATACAGGGTTCGGTTTTTGCTCAGCAAGAAAAAATTATCTTCGAGCACTACTCAATTGCCCAGGGTATGTATGAGACTAATATTTCTTCATTGATCCAGGATGACACCGGCTTTCTGTGGTTTGGTACGCATAGCGGTCTTGAAAAATTTGATGGTCACAATTTCACTAATTATAAAAACGATCCTGATGATACTAATAGTATTGATAATGCTATCGTGAATACATTATACGAAGATTCAGAAGGATATATTTGGTTAGGTACACGAAACGGACTCGATAAATTTAATTACAAAACTGGTAACTTCGCTCACTACCAACCAACTCCAGATGAACCGAAATCTAAACTAACAAATAATGTAGTATCAATTTATGAAGATGATGACAACAATATTCTCTGGATTGGGGCACTTGATGGATTACACAAATTCAATAAACTATCAGGCAGATTTATTAAAGTTCCTCTTGATGAAAATAATTCCAATTATACAAACAACCCATTCATAAATGTAATATTAAAGGATATATCAGGTTACTTTTGGTTCGGTACAAGTAATGGCCTTTACAGGTTGAATAAAACATCAGAAAAGTTTGAACATTTCTGGTTTAACTCAATGGATAGCTCCTTTTCATCTGATTATCATGTGAATACTGTTTTTGAAGATAAGGCCGGTTTTTTTTGGTTGGGGACACAAAATGGTCTGGTAAAATTTGATCCTAAAACATTTTCTTCTATCCGGTATCTTAATGGAGAAAGTAATTCAATCACATCAATATGTGAAGACGAATATGGAACACTTTGGATTGGAACTAGTAAAAATGGTCTTTATACAATTGATAAAGTTAAGTTAATAATCTCCAGGTACGCTCATAATGCTGAGGAACGCAGCAGCATAAGCAGTAATTATATTTCATCGGTTTACAGAGAGCGATCCGGTACTATTTGGGTGACTACATCCATAGGCGGAGTTAATAAAATAAATCGTGTAAAGATGCCGTTCAAAAAATATCCTGTCGAAGGTGTTACACAAATCATAAAAGGAAGCAACGATAAAATCTGGATAAGCACAACAGAGGGTTGGAAAATATTTTATCCGGAAGATGAAAAGATTGTATCATATTCCTTTGGCTCGGATTATTTGGTCGAAGAAGAAAAATCGGGAGATTTATGGATAGGTAAATCCTCTGGGGGTATTTACAAGCGCAATGCAAATGGAAGTATAACAAATTTTTATAGTTCATCGCCAAAAGAATTTACTAAACCTATTTCATGTTTTTTAAAAGATTCAGAAGGTAGAATTTGGCTTGGAACTAAAAAAGGTGAAGGCGGGATTTATAAAATTGAACCAAATCAAAATCGTGTTGTAAAGGTTTTACAACTTAATGGTAACATCAAAGATTTTTATATGGATGATTTGGGAGTTTTATGGATCGCAACTTTCGAACGTGGTCTGTTTTGTTTTGATCCAGCAAAAAACATTATTATCAAAAATTATTCTTCGCAATCTCAATATCCATATAGGACCAAAGGTCGCACTTATTTTGAAATAGTACCTGATAAAAGAGATCTATTATGGATTGCCACAGAAAAAGGATTGTGTAAATATGATAGATTAAAAGATAGTCTTATTTATTACACTGAGAAGGATGGGTTACCGCACGAGCTAATTTTTTCAATGCTTATTGATAGCAATGGTGATCTCTGGCTGATTACAATGAAGACGATATCAAAATTTGATACGAAGACAAACAAATTTCAGAATTATGACGTATCGTATGGAGTACCAGAAAACGGTTTAAGCTATATTTATGGATGTAAAACTGAAAATGGTGAAATGTATTTTGGATATCCGGGCGGTATCATCCGTTTTCATCCTGATAGTATCAGAATCAACTCCTTTATACCTCCCGTTGTAATTACTGCTGTAAAAAAACTTGATACAACTCTTCCCATAGCAAAAGAAATTAATTTTTCATACGATGAAAATTTTTTGTCATTTGAATTTGTTGCATTAAGTTATCTGAGCCAGGAACGAAACCAATATGCTTATATGATGGAAGGAATTGATACTGGATGGGTCTATTCAGGTAAAAGAAGGTTTGCAACATACCCAAATCTTGAACCCGGTAGTTATGTTTTCAAAGTAAAGGGATCAAACAATGATGGAGTCTGGAATGAAGCAGGCACTTCAATAGCAATATTTATTTCTCCACCATGGTGGAAAACCTGGTGGGCGTATTCTTTCTATGCTAGTTGTTTCATCTTTGCATTATATACATTAAGACGTTATGAGATGAACAGGATATCATATAAAAATCAGTTAAAAGTTAATCAGGCTGTACTGCAGGAAAAGGAAGAAACAGAAAAAATTAAATCAAGATTCTTTGCAAATATTTCTCACGAATTCAGAACCCCTCTTACATTAATTCTTGGACCTGTGGAGAAAATCCTTTCAAATAATTCAAAAGATATAGTTAAAGATGTTGGAACTATTAAAAGAAACGCACAACGACTGCTTCAGTTAGTAAATCAATTATTAGATCTTTCCAGATTGGAAGCAGGCAAGCTTAAACTGGAAGCATCGAAAGGAAATATAGTCTCTTTTGTTAAGGGAATTGCTTTATCATTTGAATCACTTTCCGAATCAAAAGATATCACATTAAAACTGCAGTCAGATAAAGATCATATCGAACTTTATTTTGATAAAGAAAAGATGATCAAAATTCTCTCAAACATTCTGTCAAACGCATTTAAGTTCACACCGGAGGAAGGAAAGATCACCGTATCAGTTAGGAAATGTCATGGTGAATTTATTTCAGCATCATCTTTTGGTCAAGAGATTCCGAAACGAGTTCGGGATGACAAGATGAAAGAATACATCGAGATAAAAATAAAAGACACCGGAATAGGTATTCCCCAGGAGGATATACCAAAACTATTTGACAGGTTTTACCAGGTAGATAGTTCGCTGACTAAGGAATATGAAGGCACTGGCATTGGCTTAGCTTTAACAAAAGAGTTAGTTGAGCTACATCATGGAAGCATCAGTGTAGAAAGTAAAATTGGAGAATGGACAGAATTTACAATAAACTTTCCTGCGGGCAGAGATCATTTAAAAGATGAAGAGATCATTGAAGAAATAGAAATAAAAACGGATGTCATTCTGAATCCCGATGTAATCGGGATGAAGAATCTCACCCTTCAAAACCCAACCGTGACTAATAAAAAAGAAGATTCTCTGCGAGTTACTCAGAATGACGGTGAAGATAAAACCATCATCTTAATCGTTGAGGACAATTATGATATGAGAGAGTACATTAAAGATTCTCTTGATCCAGGTTACCAAATTGAAGAAGCGATAAATGGCGAACAGGGAGTAAGTAAAGCAGAAAAGATTATTCCCGATCTTATCATTTCAGATATGATGATGCCAAAGATGGATGGTCATGAGCTAACAAGGATTTTAAAGAACAATGAAAAAACCAGTCACATCCCCATAATTCTTCTAACTGCAAAATCGGAACAATCAGATAAAATTGAAGGATTAAAACAAGGTGCGGATGATTACCTCACAAAACCATATGATGCAAAAGAGTTGCAGGTCAGGATTGATAACTTAATTTCGATCAGAAAAAGATTACAGGAAAAATATGGTAGTGTTCATAATGCAGTTAAGCAGGTAGAAAAGAAATTAAATAATTTAGATGAAGAGTTTATGAGAAGAGTGATTGCTGTGATAGAGAAAAAATTGTCCGATGAAAATTTTAGTATTGAAGAATTTAGTAATGAGCTAAACATGAGTCGGATTCAGCTTCATAGAAAACTTAAAGCAATAACCGGAAAATCGGCGAGCCATTTTCTAAGATCTGTAAGGCTGGAAAAGGCAAAACAATTTATTGAAGAACAAAAAGGCAATATATCTGAGATAGCTTACTCAGTTGGATTTTCAAGTCCGGCTTATTTTACAAAGTGCTTTAAAGATGAATTTGGTTACTTACCAAGTAATTTGCAGAATAAATTATAA
- a CDS encoding T9SS type A sorting domain-containing protein encodes MILLFAVAWWYLAIPINAQWMRVQGIIPFNVTVRSFVSYSNESGERILFAGTEGAGVFRSTDDGLNWIAVNTGLSDYQVYSLVISDTTIFAGTDTGVFRSSIKTINWSEANKGMTGFEIYSFAISGSDIYAGAFWGGVFRSTNNGNTWISTGLHYVLSLLSSGEYLFAGDAAGQVWRSTDNGSSWLPSISGLLYTTYNALAMTSEGNLFAGSYLDSSGVFLSTDNGINWIQFDNGLTNKEVYTFAVSGSNLFAGTFGFDGGVFYLTNIGSSWVPFNEGFNFGPHVCSPQISGNYIFAGTLNGLWRRPLSDIIPVELTSFTATNKNNTIDLNWVTSSETNNRGFEVQRSNDEDFESIGFVEGNGTTIESKSYSYIDREVATGKYKYRLKQIDYDGTFEYSKVVEVEVSSPSTFSLEQNYPNPFNPTTKIIFNLAVESIVSFKIFDILGQEIMSVPNKNYSSGSHTMSLDGSSLNSGVYFYRIDAAGVNGKEFISVKKMILAR; translated from the coding sequence ATGATTTTACTATTTGCTGTCGCATGGTGGTATTTAGCAATTCCTATTAATGCCCAATGGATGCGAGTACAGGGTATTATACCATTTAATGTAACGGTTCGGTCATTTGTAAGTTATTCAAACGAATCAGGAGAAAGGATTCTTTTTGCTGGAACTGAGGGTGCGGGAGTTTTTCGTTCTACTGATGATGGTCTCAACTGGATCGCAGTAAACACAGGATTGTCCGATTATCAAGTTTATTCTCTTGTCATTTCTGACACAACTATATTTGCGGGAACCGACACTGGTGTGTTTCGATCCTCAATTAAAACTATAAATTGGAGCGAAGCTAATAAAGGAATGACGGGATTTGAAATCTATTCCTTTGCTATATCAGGTAGTGATATTTATGCGGGTGCTTTTTGGGGTGGCGTATTTCGTTCAACTAACAATGGTAATACATGGATTTCAACTGGATTACATTATGTTTTGTCTCTTCTGTCCTCGGGTGAATATCTTTTTGCTGGAGATGCTGCAGGTCAAGTATGGCGTTCTACAGATAATGGCTCAAGTTGGTTACCGTCAATTTCAGGATTACTCTATACTACATACAATGCTCTGGCGATGACTTCAGAGGGAAATCTTTTTGCAGGTTCTTATTTGGATAGCTCCGGAGTCTTTCTTTCAACAGATAACGGTATAAATTGGATTCAATTTGACAATGGACTTACAAACAAAGAGGTTTATACATTTGCTGTATCAGGTTCAAATCTCTTTGCGGGTACTTTTGGATTCGATGGTGGGGTTTTCTATTTAACTAACATTGGATCAAGTTGGGTGCCCTTTAATGAAGGATTTAATTTCGGTCCCCACGTTTGTTCTCCTCAAATCTCAGGCAATTATATTTTTGCAGGAACGCTAAACGGTTTATGGAGACGACCATTGAGCGATATAATACCAGTTGAACTAACATCATTCACTGCGACTAACAAAAACAACACAATAGACCTGAACTGGGTTACCTCATCAGAAACAAATAACCGGGGTTTTGAAGTTCAAAGAAGTAATGATGAAGATTTTGAATCTATCGGATTTGTAGAAGGAAATGGAACAACAATAGAAAGTAAATCGTATTCATATATAGATAGAGAGGTAGCAACAGGGAAGTATAAATACAGATTAAAACAGATCGATTATGACGGAACATTTGAATACTCGAAAGTAGTCGAAGTTGAAGTATCCTCACCATCGACATTCTCACTTGAGCAAAATTATCCAAATCCTTTTAATCCAACAACAAAAATAATTTTCAATCTGGCAGTTGAATCGATCGTAAGCTTTAAGATCTTTGATATACTTGGTCAGGAAATAATGTCAGTACCGAATAAGAATTACAGTTCCGGCAGCCACACAATGTCTTTAGATGGCAGTTCATTAAATAGCGGCGTCTATTTTTATAGGATTGACGCTGCAGGTGTTAATGGAAAGGAATTCATTTCAGTTAAAAAAATGATTCTTGCCAGATAA
- a CDS encoding beta-glucuronidase, with translation MKQITFFLLLFSASLSAQELITNIHNRNTISLNGDWSVIIDPYENGFYNYRYEESSNGYFKNQKPKSVSDLVEYDFDKSPTLKVPGDWNTQRSDLFFYEGTIWYKKSFTIHPVERKRYFIHFGAVNYNAKVYLNGEKLGEHTGGFTPFNFEITALLKEDENFVVVKVDNKRVREGVPTLNTDWWNYGGITRDVNIVATPEIFVQDYFIQLEKNSMDKISGWVKLEGSSANQDVTIKINEAGIEHHITADKDGYCNFSFKANLKLWSPENPKLYDVVIETPFETLNDQIGFRRIEVAGNEILLNGKSQYLRGISIHEESPLHPGRAVSIDDAEQLLKSAKELGCNFVRLAHYPHNEHIIRLADKLGMLVWSEIPVYWTILWDNKETYSLASQQLSEMINRDKNRASIIIWSVANETPRSEKRLTFLSSLIKEARNIDPTRLISAATELTYNGKNITVDDPLSQHLDVIGANEYLGWYSYSINDMKDFTWKSEFQKPLVISEFGGGALYNNHGNEGERWTEEYQDAIYREQISMLKNVDFIKGMSPWILYDFRSPRRPLPGIQDYYNRKGLISNDGNKKLAFFTLKKFYESKMNEE, from the coding sequence ATGAAACAAATAACGTTTTTTCTTCTGCTTTTTTCAGCTTCACTTTCTGCTCAGGAATTAATAACCAATATACATAACAGGAATACTATCAGCCTGAATGGTGATTGGTCTGTCATCATCGATCCGTATGAAAATGGTTTTTACAACTACAGGTACGAAGAGAGTTCAAACGGATATTTTAAAAATCAAAAACCTAAATCCGTGTCTGATCTTGTTGAGTATGACTTTGATAAATCACCAACTCTAAAAGTTCCGGGTGACTGGAATACACAACGCAGTGATCTTTTCTTTTACGAAGGAACTATCTGGTATAAAAAATCTTTCACTATTCATCCTGTTGAGAGAAAAAGATATTTCATTCACTTTGGTGCGGTTAATTATAATGCTAAAGTTTATTTGAATGGTGAGAAGTTAGGTGAACACACAGGCGGATTTACTCCGTTCAATTTTGAAATAACTGCTTTGTTGAAGGAAGATGAAAACTTTGTAGTTGTTAAAGTTGATAATAAAAGAGTTCGTGAAGGTGTGCCAACATTAAATACAGATTGGTGGAACTACGGCGGCATAACAAGAGATGTAAACATTGTTGCGACTCCTGAAATTTTTGTGCAGGATTATTTTATTCAACTTGAAAAAAACAGTATGGATAAAATTTCAGGTTGGGTTAAACTTGAAGGCTCATCAGCGAATCAGGACGTAACTATAAAAATTAATGAAGCTGGTATTGAACATCATATTACTGCTGATAAAGATGGGTATTGTAACTTTTCCTTTAAGGCAAATTTAAAACTTTGGTCCCCAGAAAATCCAAAGCTGTACGATGTTGTAATTGAAACTCCATTTGAAACCCTGAATGATCAGATAGGTTTTAGAAGAATTGAAGTTGCCGGAAATGAAATTTTATTAAATGGAAAATCACAGTATCTGCGGGGGATATCTATTCATGAAGAATCACCGCTGCATCCCGGTAGAGCTGTTTCTATTGATGATGCTGAACAATTATTAAAAAGTGCAAAGGAGTTAGGATGCAACTTTGTTCGGCTTGCGCATTATCCGCATAACGAACACATAATCAGACTCGCAGATAAATTGGGAATGTTGGTCTGGTCTGAAATACCTGTTTACTGGACTATACTTTGGGACAACAAAGAGACATATAGTTTAGCTTCGCAGCAACTTTCGGAGATGATTAACAGGGATAAAAACCGTGCGTCAATAATCATCTGGTCAGTAGCAAATGAAACTCCGCGCTCTGAAAAAAGACTGACGTTTTTATCAAGCCTGATTAAAGAAGCCAGGAATATTGACCCGACTAGGCTAATATCAGCAGCAACGGAACTTACATATAACGGAAAAAATATAACTGTCGATGATCCGCTTTCGCAACACCTTGATGTGATTGGTGCAAATGAATACCTTGGCTGGTACTCATATTCAATAAATGATATGAAAGATTTTACATGGAAGAGTGAATTTCAAAAACCACTTGTGATCTCTGAATTCGGCGGCGGCGCACTTTACAACAATCATGGTAATGAAGGTGAACGATGGACAGAAGAATATCAGGATGCCATATATCGTGAACAGATAAGTATGCTGAAAAATGTTGATTTTATAAAAGGTATGAGTCCCTGGATACTATATGATTTTCGTTCGCCGCGCAGACCGCTGCCCGGCATTCAGGACTATTATAACAGGAAGGGCTTGATTTCAAATGACGGCAATAAAAAACTTGCTTTCTTTACTCTTAAAAAATTTTACGAATCAAAAATGAATGAAGAATAA
- a CDS encoding class I SAM-dependent RNA methyltransferase, with translation MYEYQKNQIYFAQVPGMMEELCKEELTELGASEINTTYRGVYFKADLVNLYKINYTSRLISRVLAPLIKFKCPNTNALIKAAKKINWEDFCSVDKTFAITSTVTKSTITNSLYASQCLKDVIADFFRDKYGKRPDVDTVNPDVRFNLHIEKDDAVLSLDTSGDSLHKRGYRLLAGDAPMQETLAAAIIRISKWDGENNLWDPMCGSGTILCEALMHYCRIPAQYLRTKFGFSNLPDFNSGDWEKIKKDADKNIRPLPGGLIQGSDKSQRVIKVAEENLSRLPFGDSVELSGQPFQHINNFEDGTLIVNPPYGIRLGEKEEVQSLYKEFGDFLKTKCKGTTAYIYTGDPSLRKSIGLRTSRRIPLINGKLEGVLLQIDSYEGSKKRKYRNELPDDK, from the coding sequence ATGTACGAATACCAGAAAAACCAGATTTACTTTGCACAGGTTCCGGGAATGATGGAAGAACTATGCAAGGAGGAATTAACTGAATTAGGTGCATCAGAAATAAATACAACTTACCGCGGTGTTTATTTCAAAGCTGATCTTGTTAATCTTTATAAGATCAATTATACATCAAGGCTTATTTCCAGGGTACTTGCACCACTAATCAAATTCAAATGCCCGAACACAAATGCGCTTATTAAAGCTGCTAAGAAAATTAATTGGGAAGATTTCTGTTCAGTAGATAAAACTTTCGCGATCACCTCGACAGTTACAAAAAGTACAATTACAAATTCACTTTATGCGTCGCAATGTTTGAAAGACGTAATTGCTGATTTCTTTCGGGATAAGTACGGCAAACGTCCCGATGTTGATACTGTAAATCCTGATGTTCGTTTTAATCTTCATATTGAAAAAGATGATGCTGTTTTAAGTCTCGATACCTCAGGCGACTCGCTTCACAAAAGAGGGTATAGGCTTCTTGCAGGCGATGCACCGATGCAGGAGACTCTTGCCGCAGCTATAATCAGGATAAGTAAATGGGATGGCGAAAATAATCTTTGGGATCCGATGTGCGGCTCAGGTACAATTTTGTGTGAAGCATTAATGCATTATTGCCGGATTCCTGCCCAGTATTTAAGAACAAAATTCGGTTTTTCAAATCTTCCTGATTTCAATTCTGGTGATTGGGAAAAAATTAAAAAAGATGCAGATAAAAATATTCGTCCATTGCCTGGTGGATTAATTCAGGGGAGTGACAAATCCCAAAGAGTTATTAAAGTTGCAGAAGAGAATTTATCGCGTTTACCTTTTGGTGATTCAGTGGAACTATCAGGACAGCCTTTTCAGCATATAAACAATTTTGAAGATGGAACTTTGATTGTCAATCCTCCTTACGGAATTCGTCTTGGCGAAAAAGAGGAAGTGCAATCACTGTACAAAGAGTTCGGTGATTTTTTGAAAACAAAATGTAAAGGCACCACTGCATATATTTATACAGGTGATCCTTCATTAAGAAAATCAATCGGTCTCAGAACATCAAGAAGGATCCCGTTAATCAATGGTAAACTTGAAGGTGTACTGCTTCAAATCGATAGTTATGAAGGAAGTAAAAAGCGCAAGTACCGCAACGAACTCCCCGATGATAAATAA
- a CDS encoding T9SS type A sorting domain-containing protein, which yields MTDLFNNSFIVGYLKYFANNSEVYYQEFNYDISPQSEPVKINDDWGSSNQYKPQVKFNSIGESIIVWYDQRNGRDELYAQLYDADFNPINSNICLSDTPIYWSTGYYKDIVSLSDGTFIVVWLGSDDGYPTYLVGQKISRNGEKLGNNKILQEPIPDYTRINLGINTNDEIAMCFYDSYRVKYKMFDGDLATIRNEITLLSINYPISYRAIDTYIDDDLSLLVTLQYYNNSINEYDKNLHCVHFDSRGNIKSAFVIDSLAGYVTDIDCRKDGWDVAVMYTNNGITDLKRIYPSKDGKTTSTSFGYAGYNALPSNILEFKDANIFLIYNTNNTLWGFYANDSKRKTSEFIVQKNINLLTSPTQYEYDYGISLSDDKIVLAYQSSINGNTGVDIWANVKRIDDLDFSKSFFYPEQRQDFLYDNFPNPFNPATTIAYELLAFHKVKLTVYDILGREVKTLVNEYQEKGVYEVGFDASDLASGVYFYKLEAFDTTIKKMLLIK from the coding sequence ATGACTGATTTATTTAACAATTCTTTTATAGTAGGGTATTTAAAGTATTTTGCTAATAATTCAGAGGTTTATTACCAAGAATTCAACTACGATATTTCACCACAAAGTGAACCAGTTAAAATCAATGACGATTGGGGCAGTTCGAATCAATATAAACCACAGGTAAAATTTAATTCAATTGGAGAATCAATTATTGTATGGTACGATCAGCGTAATGGCAGAGATGAATTATACGCACAATTGTACGACGCAGATTTTAATCCCATAAATTCAAATATTTGTTTAAGCGACACACCCATATATTGGTCAACAGGTTATTATAAAGACATCGTTTCTTTATCAGACGGAACATTTATAGTAGTCTGGTTAGGAAGCGATGATGGTTACCCGACATATTTGGTAGGACAAAAAATCAGTCGTAACGGGGAAAAACTTGGTAACAACAAAATACTTCAGGAACCAATTCCTGATTACACAAGAATAAACCTTGGAATTAATACCAATGATGAAATTGCTATGTGTTTTTATGATAGTTATCGAGTTAAGTATAAAATGTTCGACGGAGATCTGGCTACAATTAGAAATGAAATAACTTTACTAAGCATAAATTATCCAATTAGCTATAGAGCTATTGATACATATATAGACGATGATCTTAGTTTATTAGTTACTCTGCAATACTATAATAATTCCATAAATGAATATGACAAAAATCTTCACTGCGTTCACTTCGACAGCCGGGGGAATATAAAATCAGCTTTTGTAATTGATAGTCTTGCCGGTTATGTAACTGATATTGATTGCAGAAAAGATGGATGGGACGTTGCGGTAATGTACACAAATAATGGAATTACTGATCTTAAAAGAATTTATCCGTCGAAAGATGGAAAAACAACCAGTACTTCCTTCGGATATGCCGGGTATAATGCTCTGCCTTCGAATATCCTTGAGTTTAAAGATGCAAATATCTTTTTGATTTATAATACAAATAATACTCTCTGGGGTTTTTATGCGAATGATAGTAAAAGAAAAACTTCTGAGTTTATTGTACAAAAAAATATTAATCTTTTAACGAGCCCCACCCAATACGAGTATGATTATGGCATCAGTTTATCTGATGATAAAATAGTTTTGGCGTATCAAAGCAGTATAAATGGTAACACCGGAGTAGATATCTGGGCAAATGTAAAAAGAATCGATGACCTGGATTTTTCTAAATCATTTTTCTATCCGGAACAAAGGCAAGATTTTCTGTATGACAATTTCCCGAATCCCTTTAATCCCGCAACAACTATTGCTTATGAGCTGCTTGCATTTCATAAGGTGAAACTGACAGTGTATGATATTCTTGGTCGTGAAGTAAAAACACTTGTTAATGAATACCAGGAAAAGGGAGTTTATGAAGTTGGGTTTGATGCTTCTGATCTTGCTTCAGGTGTTTATTTTTATAAGCTGGAAGCTTTTGATACTACGATTAAAAAGATGCTATTGATTAAATAA